The region CGGTTCGACATCCCGGTCCAGCCGCTTGATCAGCCGCTTCCTGGCACGCCGCTCTGACGGGCGGATCTCGCCGGTCGCCTCGACCTGCCGCCGCAGGTTCGCCATCCAGCGCGCCCAGGAGCCCGAGGCGATCCAGTCCTCCAGCGGGGCGGGCAGGTGCCTCAGGGTCAGGCCCGCCGCGCCGCCCAGTTTCTCGGCGAAGTCCAGCACGCTGTGCTGCGACCTGCGCCGCTCACGGTCCTGTTTCCAGCGGCCCTCCAGCGCCTCGGGAGCGGCGGCCCGGCCCCACGCCTCCCACTGCCGCTGCACGAAGGCGGCCTGCCAGGCGGAATCCACCTGCGGGAAGTGGCCGCCCGGCGTGTTCAGGTGATACGTCCCCCAACCGGTTTCATACAGCAGCGTCTCGACACGCGACTCCGGGAATTCAGCCGCAATGCGCGCCCCCCAGCCGTCCCGCACGACCCCGAGGTCCTGAAGCTGGAACTCGAACAGGGGCCGCACGCCACTACTCGCCGGTGCGGGCGCGGCGTTTCTGGTACGCGCCGGTCAGGAGTTCCGCGACGTACTCGCGGGTGAACGGCATGCCGCTGGCCTCGGCGGCGCTGATCTCCTCGTCGCGGTCGTACGTCAGGCGGACGTACGTGGCGCTGTGCGACGGGCCGTGCGGGTCGAATTCCAGCACCAGGTAGCACGGCAGGGTGGAGTCCAGCGGGTTGCCGACGCTGCCGCAGTTGATCAGGGGGCGGCCCTCGACGTCCAGCATCAGCGCCTCGTGCATGTCGGCGTACACCAACGCGTCCGCGTGGGCGGTCAGGCCGAACTGCGCGTTGGGCGCGAACGCTTCCAGCTGGTCGTGCAGGCTGCTGTGCGGGTACAGGCGGTGGAAGAGGCCGCGGCTGCTGGCGTGCACGAAGCGCCACCAGGCACCGCCGAACTGTTCCTCGATGCCGTACGGGAGGGCGCCGAGGTACGCGAGCCCTTCGGGGCTGAGTTTGCTGCGCGGCCAGAGGTCCTGCGGGCGGTGCGTGGCGCCCGCGACGCGGGCGTCCCAGTTGCCCTGGATGACGCGGGTGGCGTGCGCCTGCGTCCAGTCCAGCACTTCACGCGGGCGTGGTCCCTTGCCGACCAGGTCGCCCAGCACCCAGATGTCCGTCAGGCCGCGCCGCTGAATGTCTGCGTGGACCGCGAGGGTCGCCGCCAGGTTGGCGTGCAGGTCCGCGAGAATGGCGAGGCGAATCATGCCCCGGAGTCTAGCCCAGCGCTGGGGCGCGCCCCGCGCAAACCCGGCAGGCGTCTCATACGGATTCCGTTTGTTTCGTTAACAGATCGGAAAATCACCGATCTGCCAACTCCACGCCCGGAACCCGTTTGTCTCCTACTCGCTCCGCTCGGGTTGAAAGTTTTTGCAAACCTTTCAACCGGAGTCCTTATCAGGCGCATTCCGGGTCAGGCGGCGCGGGGCGTGAGGGCCGCGACCATCGCCAGGGTGATCAGGCCCGCCGTGACGAGGCCCGCCACGACGAACCACGCCGGGGCGCGTCCGCCGCCCGAGGCGTTCGCGCCCGTCCACGCGAGGCGCAGGTTCACGAGGGCCAGCATCATCAGCACGGCGTCCAGGGCGTCCACCACGCCGCTCCCCACGGTCAGCGGGTACGCGACGAGGCGGGTGACGCCGACGAGCACGAGCGCGATCAGCAGTTGCAGCGCTTAGGGGGGCACGGGACCATTATGGGCGGCGGGCCAGGGCCGCCGGTGTGCACCCTGGCCGCTGACCCCGGTTCGTGTTACCCCAGTTCGTGGTACTGCCCGCGGAAATACACCAGCGGGTCGTCGTCGGTGTAGCGGCTGTACTCGACGAAGCCCAGGAACAGCGTGTGGTCCCCGGCCTCGATGACGCGGTCCTTGCGGCACACGAGCTGCGCGACGCTGCCGCCGATCAGGGGCAGGCCCTCGTGTTCGAACCACGGCACCTGATCCTCGGGGCCGGGGCGTCCGGCGAAGTGATCGCTGAGGTGGCGTTGCGTGGCGGACAGGACGTTCACGCCGAAGTGCGTCACGTCGTCCTGGAGGAGCAGGGCTTGCATGTGGGCGCGCGTGTCCACGCTGACGAGGATCAGGGGCGGCTGGAGGCTGACGGACACGAAGGCGCTGGCGGTCATGCCGCGCCGCTCGTCCCCCCTGGCGGTGATGATGGTCACGCCGCTCGCGAAGCGGCCCAGCGTCTGACGGAATTCCTGCGGGGAGAGGCCGGTGTCGGTCATGCCGGGAGTGTACCCGGCGGGCTGCCCGGGCGGGTCGGCTGCCCCGGACATCGGCGCGGGACATCATACGGACTCCGATTGAATGGGCTGCAAAGACCATTCGATCCGAGCGGATGCGAGCAGGAGAAAAGCGGATTCCGGACGTGGAGTTGGCAACCCGGCGCCCTTCCGGGTTGTCAACGAAACAGACGGAATCCGTATCAGTGGTACATGAACGCGGGGCGGGCTGCCGTCAGGGTCTGGCGGGGGGCAGGCTGGGGATGATCTGCACGGACCGCACGAGCAGGTCCGGGAGGCGCACCACGCCGCGTTCGGGCACGCGGT is a window of Deinococcus grandis DNA encoding:
- a CDS encoding flavin reductase family protein, whose translation is MTDTGLSPQEFRQTLGRFASGVTIITARGDERRGMTASAFVSVSLQPPLILVSVDTRAHMQALLLQDDVTHFGVNVLSATQRHLSDHFAGRPGPEDQVPWFEHEGLPLIGGSVAQLVCRKDRVIEAGDHTLFLGFVEYSRYTDDDPLVYFRGQYHELG
- a CDS encoding DUF5984 family protein, encoding MRPLFEFQLQDLGVVRDGWGARIAAEFPESRVETLLYETGWGTYHLNTPGGHFPQVDSAWQAAFVQRQWEAWGRAAAPEALEGRWKQDRERRRSQHSVLDFAEKLGGAAGLTLRHLPAPLEDWIASGSWARWMANLRRQVEATGEIRPSERRARKRLIKRLDRDVEPARVEIAYAHDNVSTTFYVRFRPVGTDVLVSWHPPDEPDDDSWRSWLPQTGQLTVPADEFHAQVRAFRDAVRLEMGGRLLTLAGQGAATFSEAALGKHVLSRDLGPVEVAAPLEPAAVLARVRWMEVTFGVRVEDC
- a CDS encoding metallophosphoesterase family protein, giving the protein MIRLAILADLHANLAATLAVHADIQRRGLTDIWVLGDLVGKGPRPREVLDWTQAHATRVIQGNWDARVAGATHRPQDLWPRSKLSPEGLAYLGALPYGIEEQFGGAWWRFVHASSRGLFHRLYPHSSLHDQLEAFAPNAQFGLTAHADALVYADMHEALMLDVEGRPLINCGSVGNPLDSTLPCYLVLEFDPHGPSHSATYVRLTYDRDEEISAAEASGMPFTREYVAELLTGAYQKRRARTGE